The following nucleotide sequence is from Paeniglutamicibacter kerguelensis.
CTGGTTCCACGGCGCCAAGGCCGATGACGACCAAACGGCCATCACCAATGCGTACCTGCTGACCCGCGACCAGCTGATCTCCTCACTGAATCCCAAGACCCGCCGCTACGCCTCCGGGTTGCTCTTGGGCCAAACCCAGAGCTCCATCGCCCGGGCGGAGGGCGTCACCCAGTCCGCGGTCTCCCAGGCTCTGAAAAACTCGGGTGCCGGCACACTGGTCGCCTCGCTGGAACAGCTCGAAACGGTGCTCGAGCCCCGCCACCGGGTGCAGCGATGATCACCGCGGCGCTCCTGCTGGCCATGATCGGCATCGCGGACCTGACCAGATCAATAGTCCGCGACGAGTCCCGTGATGAAAACGTCGGCGGGCCCGTGCGTTCCCACCGCGCCTTGGACGTCCGGGGCAAACGAACCATGACCCTGGTCATTAGCGCATTCTGGGCGGTCATGTTGGTTTCATCCATGTGGTTGCTGGGCATGGAGTGGTGGTGGGCCCTCGCCGCCACGGTCCTGGCCGCAGGCTGGCTGGCCACCACCACGAGCCACGAGGAAGCAGCCGCCCCGCTGCGCCTGTGGCCGGCGCTCGGCGTGCTGCTGGGCACCCTCGCCTTCGCCGTCATTGACACCACGGATCCGACTGTCGGCACCCCGGCCGGCATCTGGCACAGCACTGCGGCACCGGAATGGATCCGCGAGATTCCGCTGGCTTCGATCCTCGTGGCCATCGGCGTGGGGTTGTTCCTCCTCGAAAGCTCGAACATCGTGGTGCGCAGCGCCCTGCGTCCGGGCAGCATCCACCGGCGGGGAGTCCTCGCCGAGGCCCCCGTGCCGTTGCCGGACCTGCGTGGCGGCAGGCTCATCGGCCCGCTGGAACGACTGGGCCTGCTCACCTTGACGCTCGCGGGAATGTTCACCATTGTCGCGTCGCTGATTGCGGCCAAGGGCATCGTTCGTTTCCCCGAAATCTCCAACGACGGGGCCACCGGATCGAAGGCCGAGTATTTCCTGGTGGGCAGCCTGTTCAGCTGGGGCCTGTCCCTGCTGGGGGTCGGTCTCATCCGCATCTCGGGCTAGCCTGCAGGGCGTTTTCGAGCCGGTGCCACACATGAAAACAAGCGGTGTTGCCCCGATTTCGTCGGGGCAACACCGCTTGTTCCAGGCGGGAACTGAGGGACTCAGCCCTGCATCAGCAGCGCCATCATTTCAAGCACCTTCCTGGCGCCGCCGGCTACGACAGCGTGATCCAGACGGTCTTGGTCTCCGTCACGGAGTCCAGCTGCTCCGGTCCCAGGTCCCGGCCGAATCCCGAGTTCTTGAAACCGCCGAAGGGCATCGCCGGGTCGATGGAACTCTGCGCATTGACATAGACCGAACCGGCCTTGAGCACCTTGGACAGACGGTGCACGCGGTTCAGGTTCTGCGAGTAAATCGTTGCGGCCAGGCCGTACTGGTTGTCATTTGCCAATTCAATGGCTTGTTCCTCGGTTGAGAACCGTTGGGCCACCAGCACCGGGCCGAAGATCTCCTCTTGGACGATCGTCATCTGGTTGTTGCAGTCGCCGAAGATGGTTGGCTCAATGAAGTAGCCCGTGCGGTCCAGCCGATTGCCGCCGCACAACAGCGTGGCGCCCTCGTCGATTCCGGTCTGGATGTAGCCCATAACGCTGTTGCACTGGTTTTCGGAGACAACCGGGCCGATGGCGCTTTCCGGGTCGAGTCCCGGTCCAATGACCCAGCTCTTGGCGTTCTCGACAAGCTTGCCCATGAACTCGTCGTAGATTGCATCTTCGACGTACAGGCGGGAACCGGCGTCGCAGATCTGCCCGGCATTGAAGAAGATGCCCATGGCGACCTCTTCAACCGCCTTGTCCAGATCCGAGTCGGCGAAGACCAGGACCGGGGACTTGCCGCCGAGCTCGAGGGTCATGCGGGTGAGGTTCTCCAGCGCCGCGTGGCCCACCGACTTGCCCGTGGGCGTTGAACCGGTGAAGGTGACCTTGTCGATGCCCTTGTGTCCGGCCAGGGCCGCACCGACCGTGGATCCCTTGCCGGTGAGGATGTTGACAACGCCGCCCGGGATGCCGGACTCGCTGACCAGCTCTGCGAAGCGAAGGGTCGTCAGCGAGGTGATCTCCGGCGGCTTCACCACGGTGGTGCATCCTGCGGCCAGGGCAGCGCCCAGCTTCCAGGCCAGGGTCTGCAGCGGGAAGTTCCACGGCACGATGACACCGACAACACCCACTGGTTCCTTCCGGGTGTAGGTCACGTAGTCCCCTGGCAGCCCCGCTGCCTCGCCGCTGCGGCCGGAGATCTTTGAGGCCCAACCGGCAAAGTAGCGGTAGGTGTCGATGGTGCCCTGGATATCCATCTCGGCCTCGGCCAACGGCTTGCCCACGTCGATCGATTCGAGCAGGGCCAGTTCCTCGGTGTTCGCCTCTATCAAGTCCGCAAGCTTGTGCAGCAGGCCCTCGCGTTCCAGCGGGGTGAACCGGCTCCAGGAGCCGCCGTCGAATTCACGGCGGGCCGCGGCAACCGCCTTGTCCAGGTCTGCCACGGTAGCGCTGGCAATGTTGGAGATCGTTTGGGTGGTTGATGGTTCGGTGACAGGCACCGTGGCGCCGTCGGAGGAATCCACCCAGGCACCGTCGATAAACAGTTGGTGTGACCTTGCCAGGAAAGAACGGACGGAAGCAGGGACCTGGTAGGTGTCGAAGTAGTTGTCAAAGTAGGTTTCAGCGCTGTCGATGCTCATCTGAAGCCCCTTTCGGTTTTGTGTTGGAAAAGATGGTGTTTATGCGGCGGTGGGGATTGGAAGACCTAGAACTGGACGACGAGGCGGCCGTCGGCTTCCCCGGCATCCAGGCGGCGGAATGCTTCATTGATGTTGCTGAATTCCATCGTCTCGACGTTCGAGTGGACCAGGCCGTCCTTGGCCAGCTGCATGACCTGGTCGCGTTCCAGACGGGTGCCGTCGGCGCTGCCGATGATGGTGATGCCCAGGTCGATGAGCTCGGCGGCCTTGAACGTGAACGGGTTGTTCGGCAGTGCCACCTGGATGAATCGGGCGGTCGGGGCCGCCAGGGTGAACATGTTCCGGAACACCTGCGGCGAGGGCGCGAAGCTCAGGAGGGCGTCGGCGCCGCCCAGTTCATGGATGGCCTTTTCGGCCTCCTCGCCCGGTGCGTAGGCGGCGTGTGCGCCCAGGCGCTTGGCGGTTTCCAGCTTCTTGGGATCCAGGTCGATGCCGATGACCTTGGCGCCGAAGAGCTTGGCGAACTGGATCGCGTACTGCCCCAGGCCTCCGAGGCCGAAGATGACCACGACGGAGCCGGGCTCGATGTTGGCCTTGCGCACCGCACTGAAGGCGGTGACGCCGGCGCAGAGCAGCGGGCAGGCTTCCTCGGAGGAGAGCTCCCCGGGGATGTGGGTGACCCAGTCGGCGGGGGCCACGATGTACTGGGCAAAGCACCCGTCAACGTGGACACCCGTGGCCTGGCTGTTCTGGCAGTAGGTCTCCAGGCCCTTGCGGCATTCGCGGCAGTTGCCGCAGGCGGAGTACACGAAGCCGACGCCGACTCGTTCTCCCGCCGTAAGTTCCACCCCGTCGCCGACGGCAACGATCGAGCCGACGCCTTCATGGCCCAGGATTGCCGGCTTCGGGCGCGGAAGCTCATCCTCGCCCTTCCAGAAGTGCACGTCAGTGTGGCATACGCCGCAGCTTTCCATCTTGACGAGAACCTCGCCCTTGCCGGGCTGCGGGATGGCGGTCTCGCGGATTTCCAGGGGGCTGTTGTCTTCGGTGAAGTAAGCGGCCAACATGGTTTCAGTCATCGTAATTCAGCTCCTAGTGAGGGTTTTGGCGCGGGAAGTTGGGTAACCGCCCAGGCCACGGGGTACAACGAATAATGCGGACATCGCCCAGTAGATGAGCCCGGCTGCGACGGCTGCGAGCAGCGAAGCAGTGGTGTACCGGAAATATCCTGTGTGTTCAAAAGTCAACGGATTGAAAGTGACGGTAAAGATCACAATGCCGCTCACCGTTGCGGCCATCGCGGCGATGTTGTAGCCACCGGTGAAGTAGTAGATCGACGATTTGCCTTCGATGAATAGGTGCTTGAGGTCCACCCGCTGCCGGCGCAGGAGGAAGTAGTCGACAAGCATGATTCCGGTCAGGGCGCTGTAGATGGCCGCGGTCCACACCAGGAACGTCATGAATCCGTCGTAGAGGCCCGGAATGGCAAACATGACAATCACCGGGACAATGCAGAACCCCGTGACGAGCCACTCCCAGGACACGTTCTTGAACAGCGCGCCGAACATTTGCCGGAGTCCAACGACTGCCGTGTAGAGGATGTTTGCCATGCTGGTGATGTTCGCGAAGGCGATGAACACCAAGACAATGGCGCTCAGCCACAGTCCCCCGGTTTCCGCCATCCACTGCGTCGGGTCGGCGTTGCCGTACTTGATCGCGCCGATGAGTCCCACTGCTTCACCCAGGCTGGCGGCGAATCCGATGCCGATCAGGTTTGGCCAGAAGGCCGTGCGTTCGTTCTTGGTGATGCGCGACAGGTTGCCGATGTACGGCCACCAGGAGAAACCGGCGGCAATGTTGATTTCAACGGCGATCATGAAGTTCACGGCATTGGAATCGAACGGCCGGGCGAGCGCGTCAAGGGCAAGCAGCTCCGAGAGCGAAGTGTCCGAAAGGAACAGCCAGATCATGAAGCCCATGACCAGGATCAAGGCGGGGGCAACGATGACGTTGAAGAGCTTGATGGAGGTTGGGCCCTTGGCCACGATGTAGGCGGTCAGCGCTATGGCAATGATCGTGATGACGTAGATGTACGGTGCATTCGGATCCGGGTCCCGGTCACTGACAACACTAATTGCGGAGTCGATGGAACGGCCGAACATGGTCCCCAGGACCACCAGCCAGCCGACCGTCAGCAGGATCATTGCCACCGTGTAAATGACCCGGCTGCCGTTGTGGCCGAACACGCTGCGCATGAACGTGTACTGCTCGGTTCCGTACTTACCGGCGCTGACGGATACGGCGAGCCCAACCAGGAGGACGCCCAAGACGTTTCCAAGAACGATGGCGACAAGACCGCTCTTTACATCGACAACGAGCGCCAGCGATCCTCCGATGAGAAAGCCCCACGTGGCAATCGCGAGGGCCGCGTTGGCCCAAGTGTATTCCCAGAATCCCCACAGCCGCTTTGACGGCGGCAACGGGGCCCTTCCTCGTTCTGCTTCAATGG
It contains:
- a CDS encoding aldehyde dehydrogenase family protein is translated as MSIDSAETYFDNYFDTYQVPASVRSFLARSHQLFIDGAWVDSSDGATVPVTEPSTTQTISNIASATVADLDKAVAAARREFDGGSWSRFTPLEREGLLHKLADLIEANTEELALLESIDVGKPLAEAEMDIQGTIDTYRYFAGWASKISGRSGEAAGLPGDYVTYTRKEPVGVVGVIVPWNFPLQTLAWKLGAALAAGCTTVVKPPEITSLTTLRFAELVSESGIPGGVVNILTGKGSTVGAALAGHKGIDKVTFTGSTPTGKSVGHAALENLTRMTLELGGKSPVLVFADSDLDKAVEEVAMGIFFNAGQICDAGSRLYVEDAIYDEFMGKLVENAKSWVIGPGLDPESAIGPVVSENQCNSVMGYIQTGIDEGATLLCGGNRLDRTGYFIEPTIFGDCNNQMTIVQEEIFGPVLVAQRFSTEEQAIELANDNQYGLAATIYSQNLNRVHRLSKVLKAGSVYVNAQSSIDPAMPFGGFKNSGFGRDLGPEQLDSVTETKTVWITLS
- a CDS encoding alcohol dehydrogenase catalytic domain-containing protein, with the protein product MTETMLAAYFTEDNSPLEIRETAIPQPGKGEVLVKMESCGVCHTDVHFWKGEDELPRPKPAILGHEGVGSIVAVGDGVELTAGERVGVGFVYSACGNCRECRKGLETYCQNSQATGVHVDGCFAQYIVAPADWVTHIPGELSSEEACPLLCAGVTAFSAVRKANIEPGSVVVIFGLGGLGQYAIQFAKLFGAKVIGIDLDPKKLETAKRLGAHAAYAPGEEAEKAIHELGGADALLSFAPSPQVFRNMFTLAAPTARFIQVALPNNPFTFKAAELIDLGITIIGSADGTRLERDQVMQLAKDGLVHSNVETMEFSNINEAFRRLDAGEADGRLVVQF
- a CDS encoding purine-cytosine permease family protein, giving the protein MDYAIEAERGRAPLPPSKRLWGFWEYTWANAALAIATWGFLIGGSLALVVDVKSGLVAIVLGNVLGVLLVGLAVSVSAGKYGTEQYTFMRSVFGHNGSRVIYTVAMILLTVGWLVVLGTMFGRSIDSAISVVSDRDPDPNAPYIYVITIIAIALTAYIVAKGPTSIKLFNVIVAPALILVMGFMIWLFLSDTSLSELLALDALARPFDSNAVNFMIAVEINIAAGFSWWPYIGNLSRITKNERTAFWPNLIGIGFAASLGEAVGLIGAIKYGNADPTQWMAETGGLWLSAIVLVFIAFANITSMANILYTAVVGLRQMFGALFKNVSWEWLVTGFCIVPVIVMFAIPGLYDGFMTFLVWTAAIYSALTGIMLVDYFLLRRQRVDLKHLFIEGKSSIYYFTGGYNIAAMAATVSGIVIFTVTFNPLTFEHTGYFRYTTASLLAAVAAGLIYWAMSALFVVPRGLGGYPTSRAKTLTRS